In the genome of Saccharomonospora viridis DSM 43017, one region contains:
- a CDS encoding DUF3558 family protein — MTNRWRGGRTIALISVVGVLLTGCSFFNSSRDIDPCSLVTDSELSAYGDYGEPERRDRGNQRICTWYNSTTQPLRTTVTPQLNIYVNHKQRYYTAGQNDVETGYAAGRRYKVRTTDSTCTVTMPVFKNTVGSKKKKGTVDIAVTMPDPKDNCPTARKIAEIVSPRLH, encoded by the coding sequence TTGACGAATCGCTGGCGCGGCGGCAGGACGATCGCGCTGATCTCCGTCGTCGGTGTACTGCTCACCGGGTGCTCGTTTTTCAACTCCAGCCGGGACATCGACCCGTGCTCACTCGTGACCGACTCCGAACTCTCGGCATACGGCGACTACGGCGAACCGGAGAGAAGAGACCGCGGCAACCAGCGAATCTGCACCTGGTACAACTCCACCACGCAGCCGTTGAGGACGACGGTGACACCCCAGCTCAACATCTATGTCAACCACAAACAGCGGTACTACACCGCGGGGCAGAACGACGTGGAGACCGGCTACGCCGCGGGCAGACGGTACAAGGTGAGGACCACGGACAGCACCTGCACGGTGACGATGCCCGTATTCAAGAACACGGTCGGATCCAAGAAGAAGAAAGGCACGGTCGACATCGCCGTGACGATGCCGGACCCGAAGGACAACTGCCCCACGGCCCGGAAGATCGCTGAAATCGTCTCCCCGAGACTGCACTGA
- a CDS encoding glycosyltransferase — MPDVEAKPLPDDAVVAVVVTRHRRELLAESLKVIAAQTRPVDHLVVVDNGPDKPARDVVAECGLPFTYVPSHHNLGGAGGFALGMLHALAMGAEWVWLADDDGRPADENVLRVLLEEAQRRNLAEVSPVVANIDAPEKLAFPLRRGLTWKRATSELGTDFLPGIASLMNGALFRASTLDVVGVPDLRLFVRGDEVELHRRLVRSGLPFGTSLRTAYLHPNGSDEFKPMLGGRFHAQDPEDEVKRYYTYRNRGFLLSQPGMRKIGALELLRFGLYFVGVKRDPKAFAQWLRLVRQGRRERFFRY, encoded by the coding sequence GTGCCTGACGTGGAAGCGAAGCCCTTGCCGGACGACGCGGTGGTGGCCGTGGTGGTCACCCGGCATCGGCGTGAGCTCCTGGCCGAGTCGTTGAAGGTCATCGCCGCGCAGACGCGACCGGTGGACCACCTGGTGGTGGTGGACAACGGCCCGGACAAGCCCGCACGGGACGTGGTCGCCGAATGCGGCTTGCCGTTCACGTACGTGCCGTCGCACCACAATCTCGGTGGTGCGGGTGGCTTCGCGTTGGGGATGTTGCACGCGCTCGCGATGGGCGCCGAATGGGTGTGGTTGGCCGACGACGACGGCAGGCCCGCCGACGAGAACGTGTTGCGGGTGCTGTTGGAGGAGGCGCAGCGCCGCAATCTCGCGGAGGTGTCGCCGGTGGTGGCGAACATCGACGCACCGGAGAAGCTCGCGTTTCCGTTGCGTCGTGGGCTGACGTGGAAGCGGGCGACGTCGGAGCTGGGCACGGATTTCCTCCCCGGCATCGCGTCGTTGATGAACGGCGCATTGTTCCGGGCGTCGACGCTGGATGTGGTCGGAGTTCCGGACCTGCGGTTGTTCGTGCGGGGTGACGAGGTGGAGCTGCACCGCAGGCTGGTGCGGTCGGGTCTGCCGTTCGGCACGTCGTTGCGCACGGCGTATCTGCACCCCAACGGTTCGGACGAGTTCAAGCCGATGTTGGGTGGGCGGTTCCACGCACAGGACCCGGAGGACGAGGTCAAGCGGTACTACACGTACCGCAACCGTGGCTTTTTGCTGTCCCAGCCGGGGATGCGCAAGATCGGCGCGCTGGAGCTGCTGCGGTTCGGTCTGTATTTCGTGGGGGTGAAGCGCGACCCGAAGGCGTTCGCCCAATGGTTGCGGCTGGTACGGCAGGGCCGCAGGGAACGTTTCTTCCGTTATTGA
- a CDS encoding ABC transporter ATP-binding protein: protein MISIDVRNAYVDFPIFDAKTRSLKKRVLGKVGGKIGTESRVPIIEALHDINLSLKSGDRVALVGHNGAGKSTLLRLLSGIYEPTRGFARVRGRVAPVFDLGVGMDQEISGYENILIRGLYLGMSRKEMEKRIDDIADFTELGDYLSMPLRTYSTGMRVRLALGVVTSIDPEILLLDEGIGAVDAAFLNKARDRLVDLVKRSGLLVFASHQDDLLLELCTSAIWMDEGRMKMQGSLREVLTAYKGRDPFENMSPEALQRLEESSAASSA from the coding sequence ATGATCAGCATTGACGTTCGGAACGCCTACGTCGACTTCCCGATCTTCGACGCCAAGACACGGTCGTTGAAGAAGCGGGTCCTGGGCAAGGTCGGCGGCAAGATCGGCACCGAGAGCAGGGTGCCGATCATCGAGGCGCTACACGACATCAACCTCTCGTTGAAAAGCGGCGACCGGGTGGCGCTGGTCGGCCACAACGGCGCGGGGAAGTCCACGCTGTTGCGGCTGCTGTCCGGCATCTACGAACCCACGCGTGGCTTCGCGCGTGTGCGGGGCCGGGTGGCGCCCGTGTTCGACCTGGGCGTCGGCATGGACCAGGAGATCTCCGGCTACGAGAACATCCTGATCCGTGGCCTGTACTTGGGCATGTCGCGCAAGGAGATGGAGAAACGCATCGACGACATCGCCGACTTCACCGAGCTCGGCGACTACCTGTCGATGCCGTTGCGCACCTACTCCACCGGTATGCGGGTGCGGCTCGCACTCGGCGTGGTGACCTCCATCGACCCGGAGATCCTGCTGCTCGACGAGGGCATCGGCGCCGTGGACGCGGCGTTCCTCAACAAGGCGCGTGACCGGCTCGTGGACCTCGTCAAGCGGTCGGGCCTGCTGGTGTTCGCCTCCCACCAGGACGATCTGCTGTTGGAGTTGTGCACCTCGGCGATCTGGATGGACGAGGGGCGGATGAAGATGCAGGGTTCGCTGCGGGAGGTGCTCACCGCCTACAAGGGCAGGGACCCGTTCGAGAACATGAGCCCGGAGGCGTTGCAGCGCCTCGAGGAGAGTTCGGCGGCGAGCAGTGCCTGA
- a CDS encoding ABC transporter permease has translation MTSAPPRSDSRTFARAFSDIRDGFKQPELWGHLAWQDIKQRYRRSVLGPLWITISMGVTALGLGLLYSQLFGASVGTFLPYITTGFIVWNFILGCLTDGTDTFIANEGLIKHLPAPLSVYALRTVWRQCIMFAHNMVIYFIVIAIFWGDITTPDYTLTEDGMSHPGLNWEVLLALPGFALLAINAGWVVLLFGITSTRFRDIPQVVSSLINLLFFMTPIVWTTDILKDKFGDTADWRDWVAELNPLYHFIQVVRAPLIGNAVSWHHYAVVGGITVVGWALALVVMRNYRARVSYWV, from the coding sequence ATGACGTCGGCACCACCGCGCTCGGACAGCCGAACCTTCGCTCGTGCCTTCTCCGACATCAGAGACGGCTTCAAGCAGCCCGAGCTCTGGGGCCACCTGGCCTGGCAGGACATCAAGCAGCGTTATCGGCGTTCCGTGCTCGGACCGCTGTGGATCACCATCAGCATGGGTGTGACCGCACTCGGTCTGGGCCTGCTGTATTCACAGCTCTTCGGTGCCTCCGTCGGCACTTTCCTGCCCTACATCACCACGGGCTTCATCGTCTGGAACTTCATCCTCGGCTGCCTCACCGACGGCACCGACACGTTCATCGCCAACGAGGGCCTGATCAAGCATCTGCCCGCACCGTTGTCGGTCTACGCCCTGCGCACAGTGTGGCGGCAGTGCATCATGTTCGCCCACAACATGGTGATCTACTTCATCGTGATCGCCATCTTCTGGGGCGACATCACGACGCCGGACTACACGCTGACCGAGGACGGCATGTCGCACCCGGGGCTGAACTGGGAAGTGTTGCTCGCCCTGCCCGGTTTCGCGCTGTTGGCCATCAACGCGGGCTGGGTGGTGTTGCTGTTCGGCATCACCTCGACCCGGTTCCGCGACATCCCGCAGGTCGTGTCGAGCCTGATCAACCTGTTGTTCTTCATGACGCCGATCGTCTGGACCACCGACATCCTCAAGGACAAGTTCGGTGACACCGCGGACTGGCGCGACTGGGTTGCCGAGCTGAACCCGCTGTACCACTTCATCCAGGTGGTCCGGGCTCCGCTCATCGGCAACGCCGTGAGCTGGCACCACTACGCCGTCGTCGGAGGCATCACCGTCGTCGGCTGGGCACTTGCTCTCGTGGTCATGCGCAACTACCGTGCCCGCGTCTCGTATTGGGTGTGA
- a CDS encoding GNAT family N-acetyltransferase: protein MLRPATDGDVETIRRWRNHPKVRRASFTTHEIGPEEHRAWWEAVSADPTRRVLIFERNGVPSGVVLFTGVGSELVEWSKYVDVDGLGSERAAAWEELEYEAIDYAFDVLGADRIGASTLAANTPVRRLHERTGFVELRRYTRTIDGVDREVVWSELSARAWKARRTRRETAGE from the coding sequence ATGCTGCGTCCCGCGACCGACGGTGACGTGGAGACCATCCGTCGTTGGCGTAACCATCCGAAGGTCCGCCGGGCCAGCTTCACCACGCACGAGATCGGGCCGGAGGAGCATCGCGCGTGGTGGGAGGCCGTCAGCGCCGACCCGACGAGACGGGTGTTGATCTTCGAACGGAACGGCGTCCCCTCGGGTGTCGTGCTGTTCACCGGCGTGGGCTCCGAACTCGTCGAGTGGAGCAAGTACGTCGACGTCGACGGTCTGGGTTCGGAACGGGCGGCCGCCTGGGAGGAGCTGGAGTACGAGGCCATCGACTACGCCTTCGACGTGCTCGGCGCCGACCGGATCGGGGCGTCGACGCTGGCCGCGAACACACCGGTGCGCCGCCTCCATGAGCGCACCGGTTTCGTCGAACTGCGTCGCTACACCAGGACCATCGACGGTGTCGACCGCGAGGTCGTGTGGAGTGAACTGTCCGCGCGCGCATGGAAGGCGAGGCGGACGAGGAGGGAGACGGCCGGTGAGTGA
- the pseI gene encoding pseudaminic acid synthase, translating to MSEVRIGKYTVGPDHPPFVIAEMSGNHNGDLDRALAIVDAVADSGAHAVKLQTYRADTITIDVDRPEFRIDNEASLWHGENLYRLYERAHTPWEWHERLFARARERGLEVFSSPFDPTAVDLLESLDACAYKIASSEIVDLPLIELCARTGKPLVISTGKATIAEIDAAVRTARDAGNDQILLLGCTASYPAPAEDSNLRALPVLEQAFGVPVGLSDHTMGIGVPVAAVALGACAVEKHVTLARDDGGVDSAFSLEPHELAALVTETRRAWEALGVPRIGPKASERGGLRLRRSLYVVEDVRAGDVVTEHNVRSIRPAGGLPPAEITTVLGRTFRVDAAKGTPLTWDLL from the coding sequence GTGAGTGAGGTGCGTATCGGCAAGTACACCGTCGGCCCCGACCACCCGCCGTTCGTGATCGCCGAGATGTCGGGCAACCACAACGGTGACCTCGACCGTGCGCTGGCGATCGTGGACGCGGTCGCCGACAGCGGGGCGCACGCGGTGAAACTCCAGACCTACCGTGCCGACACCATCACCATCGACGTCGATCGGCCCGAGTTCCGTATCGACAACGAGGCCTCGCTGTGGCACGGGGAGAACCTCTACCGTCTGTACGAGCGGGCACACACCCCGTGGGAGTGGCACGAGCGGTTGTTCGCCCGGGCCCGCGAGCGGGGCCTGGAGGTGTTCTCCAGCCCGTTCGACCCCACCGCGGTGGACCTGCTCGAATCGCTGGACGCCTGTGCGTACAAGATCGCCTCGTCGGAGATCGTGGATCTGCCGCTGATCGAGCTGTGCGCGCGCACGGGCAAACCGCTGGTGATCTCCACGGGGAAGGCGACGATCGCGGAGATCGACGCCGCCGTCCGGACCGCGCGGGACGCGGGCAACGACCAGATCCTGTTGCTGGGCTGCACCGCTTCGTACCCGGCACCGGCCGAGGACAGCAACCTGCGCGCACTGCCCGTGTTGGAGCAGGCCTTCGGGGTGCCCGTGGGACTGTCGGACCACACCATGGGCATCGGGGTGCCCGTCGCGGCCGTCGCCCTGGGGGCGTGTGCGGTGGAGAAGCACGTCACGCTCGCCCGCGACGACGGCGGGGTCGACTCGGCGTTCTCGTTGGAGCCGCACGAACTGGCCGCGCTGGTCACCGAGACGCGGCGGGCGTGGGAGGCGTTGGGCGTGCCGCGGATCGGTCCCAAGGCCAGCGAACGCGGTGGTCTGCGGCTGCGTCGTTCGCTCTACGTCGTGGAGGACGTGCGGGCGGGGGACGTCGTGACCGAACACAACGTGCGTTCGATCCGACCGGCGGGTGGACTGCCGCCCGCGGAGATCACCACGGTGCTGGGCCGCACCTTCCGGGTCGACGCGGCCAAGGGCACGCCGCTGACCTGGGACCTGCTGTAG